In Aspergillus luchuensis IFO 4308 DNA, chromosome 1, nearly complete sequence, the following are encoded in one genomic region:
- the CDC4_1 gene encoding putative cytokinesis EF-hand protein Cdc4 (BUSCO:EOG09265591;~COG:T;~EggNog:ENOG410PMCV;~InterPro:IPR002048,IPR011992;~PFAM:PF13833,PF13499;~go_function: GO:0005509 - calcium ion binding [Evidence IEA]), with protein MSRSPDMHHDQASTNYKEAFSLFDKRGTGKVALESLGDLLRACGQNPTLAEIADLEKSVGGDFDFESFLKVLNRPGGFRDPGEPEEYCRGFQVFDKDLTGFIGVGQLRYILTNLGEKMSDEEVDELLKAVDTSSGEINYTELVRTILAN; from the exons ATGTCCCGCTCACCAGATATGCACCATGACCAGGCCTCGACCAACTACAAAGaagccttctctctcttcgaTAAGCGCGGTACCGGCAAGGTCGCGCTCGAGTCGCTGGGCGACCTCCTGCGCGCATGCGGTCAGAATCCCACTTTGGCGGAGATCGCAGATCTGGAGAAGTCCGTCGGTGGAGACT TTGACTTCGAGTCGTTCTTGAAGGTCCTCAACCGCCCTGGAGGCTTCCGTGATCCCGGCGAGCCCGAAGAATACTGCCGCGGATTCCAGGTGTTTGACAAGGACCTGACTGGATTTATCGGTGTGGGACAGCTCCGTTACA TCTTGACGAATCTCGGAGAGAAGatgtcggatgaggaggtcgaCGAGCTGCTCAAGGCCGTCGACACCAGCTCCGGCGAGATCAACTACACCG AACTCGTCCGCACCATCCTGGCCAACTAA
- a CDS encoding uncharacterized protein (COG:S;~EggNog:ENOG410PSVD) — MSTPTPDDPTPPPPPTTTTTTSTTSQQQQQQPRLPVQTHHCRFCNHLLLATTRSIPSLPRRKDPAKDGAIILPLPRDHSTTDDGEETNSTSQPSKKQKHYTILLSTTIPDRKHTLVRREDGFEKRLLLRCGRCRVVMGYFLDEVHFGGVSSAAAEEDGEGEGEKAREVVYLLPGALVETGVMMRDEELEKVVKGLDREWVGWLEG; from the coding sequence ATgtcaaccccaaccccagacgacccaacaccaccaccaccaccaacaaccacaaccacaacttccaccacatcgcaacaacaacaacaacaaccccgcCTCCCCGTCCAAACCCACCACTGCCGCTTCTgcaaccacctcctcctcgcaaCGACCCGCTCAATCCCATCCCTACCGCGACGCAAAGACCCCGCAAAAGACGGGGCGATAatcctccctcttccgcgCGATCACAGCACCACCGACGACGGCGAAGAAACCAATTCCACTTCACAACCTTCCAAGAAACAAAAACACTACACGATTCTTCTCTCCACCACTATCCCCGATCGAAAACATACCCTCGTGCGCAGGGAAGATGGGTTCGAGAAGAGGTTGCTCCTACGGTGTGGACGGTGTAGAGTGGTGATGGGGTATTTCTTGGATGAGGTGCATTTTGGGGGGGTGagttctgctgctgctgaagaggatggggagggggagggggagaaggcgagAGAGGTGGTGTATCTGCTGCCTGGGGCTTTGGTGGAGACGGGGGTTATGATGCgggatgaggagttggagaaggtggtcaAGGGGTTGGATAGGGAGTGGGTGGGGTGGTTGGAGGGATAA